The DNA window GGATGCCGGCGGCGCGCGCCTTTTGGGCGAGGCGCTGGATCAGGAATTCGACTTCCTTGCCCGCGGTCATCATCAGGTCGGCGAGCTCGTCGACGACGACGACGATCTGGGGCAGCACCTCGTAGTCGAACTCTTCGTCCTCATAGACCGGCTGGCCGGTGTCGCCGTCATAGCCGGTCTGGATGCGACGCTTGAGTTTCGAGCCCTTGGCGCGTGCCTCGCGCACCTTGGCGTTGAAGCTCGGCAGCGCGCGAACGCCAAGGTTGGCCATCTTGCGATAGCGCTCCTCCATCTGCTCGACCGCCCATTTCAGCGCGCGCACCGCCTTGCCGGGCTCGGTCACGACAGGGGCGAGGAGGTGGGGGATGTCGTCGTAGATGCTGAGCTCCAGCATCTTCGGGTCGATCATGATCATTTTGCACTCGTCCGGACCGTACCGGTAGAGCAGCGACAGGATCATGCAGTTGAGGCCGACTGACTTGCCGGAGCCGGTGGTCCCCGCGACCAGCAGGTGCGGCATCGGCGCGAGGTCGGCGATTACGGGGTCGCCGGCGATATTCTTGCCCAGGATCAGCGGCAGCGACATGTTCTGGTCTTCGAAGGCCTGGCTGCCGACGAGTTCGGACAGCGAGACCATCTCCCGCTTCGGATTGGGAAGCTCGATGCCGATGACGCTACGGCCCGGAATGGTCGCAACGCGCGCCGACAGGGCCGACATGTTGCGGGCAATGTCATCGGCGAGGGCGATGACGCGGCTGGCCTTGATCCCGCTGGCGGGCTCCAGTTCGTACATGGTGACAACGGGGCCGGGCCGCACCTCGATGATCTCGCCCCGGACGTTGAAGTCTTCGAGCACGGTTTCGAGAAGCCGCGCGTTGCGCTCGAGCCCGGCGCGATCGATCTGCTGGCGGCCTTCCTTGGGCGGCGGCGACAAGAGGTCGAGGGTCGGCAGCTGGAAATTGTCGCCCAGCGCAAGGCTCGGCTGGGACGCGGGCTTGCGGTCCTTCGGCCGGGCGGCTGCGAGGACCGGCTTCGCCGCCTCGGCGACGGCGACCGTCGGACGTGTGCGCGGCGGCGCGGCGGACACGGCTTTGTCTTCCTTGATCTGAGTCGCGCGCGGCGCAGCGCGCGGTTCGCGCGGGTTCCGTTTGAACAGGCTGCCGAACCAGCCCCGTTCATCACTGCTCAGCCCGAGTGCGAGGTAGCCCAGCGTCAGCCCGGCGATCGCGAGTAGAAGCAGCGTGGCAAGGCGCGTCGGCCCGGCGATCTGCGGGTTCGGGATCAAGCCGATCAGCGAATTGACGCCATGCGCCGCCGCGAGGCCGAACGCCCCGCCCCAGCCGCCGGGGAGACCGGACACGGCCGACCCGCTGGTCAGCCCAAGCGCAGTGCCGACGAGGATCGCGCCGCCAGCCGCGACGAGGAGACCGCGACCCACCCGCCCGGCGGGCTGGAGCCGAAGCATGCGGATCCCTGCGATTGCGACGACCGGCAGGAACAGCGCCGAGCCGATGCCGAACAGCAGCAGCAACGCGTCACTGAAATAGGCGCCCCCCGTGCCAAGCCAGTTCGACGCCTGCCCGCCCGCGGCCGTGGTCAGCGACGCATCGGTCGGGCTGTGGGTCGCGAGCGCAACGGCGGCCGCGACGCTGAGCAGCAGCAGCAATGCGCCGATGCTGCGTACGGCAAAGCGCCGCACTGCGCCGCTTAGCGCGTCGCGCCAGTCAGGTGCCAGGTCGCGCTTCGACGTGCGCGCGGCAACACTCGCCATTGTCCCACCCCATGCAAATCAGAAGCTAAGAATCCCCCAGCCGGACTCCGCGGTCAAGCGAACTTCTTGGCGTCACTGCGTCGCGCGCGTAGGGCGGCGGCATGGATCGCGCAGACGTCATCATCTTCGGCGGCGGCCTGGTCGGGCTCGCGCTCGCTTCGGCCCTAGATTCGAGTGGCCTTTCTGCCATCGTCGTCGATCCCGCCGATCCGGCGCCCCGCGCGGCCGCATCGTTCGACGGCCGGACGAGCGCGGTGTCCTCGAGTTCGATGCGGATGCTGGAGACGATCGGCGTCGCTGACCACCTGCAGCAGCCCGGTTGTCCGATCTGGCGGATCGCGGTCGCGGATGGCCTGGAGCCCGGCGGCCTTCACTTCGACCCCGACGATCAGGAGCCGCTCGGCTTCATGCACGAGAACCGCAGCCTTCTCGCCGCACTTCAGGCGCGGGCCGAAGCTGGGAAGAACGTGGCGATTTTCTGGAAGTCTCGGGTCGCATCCGCCGACCGAACGGCGGCTGGCGTGAAAGTCGTCCTAGACGACGGACGCGTCCTTCAGGCGCCGCTGCTGATCGGCGCTGACGGCCGCAACTCGGCGACGCGCGATGCCGGGGGCATCAACATGGCGCGGTGGAAGTACAACCATCAGGCGATCGTCTCGGTGCTCCGCCACGAACGGCCCCACGAGCATGTCGCCTACGAAATCTTCTATCCGACGGGGCCGTTCGCGCTGCTGCCGATGAACGACGACGAGGCGGGCCACCGATCGGCGATCGTCTGGTCGGTGCCGCAGGCCGACGCCGCCGGCTGGCTTTCGCTCAGCGACGAGGATTTCGCCGCCGAAGCGCAGGCAGCAATGGGCGGCTTCCTCGGCAATGTCGCGATGCTGGCGCCGCGCTCATCTTATCCGCTCGGCTTCCACCACGCGGCGCAGATCACGGCCGAGCGCTTGGCGCTGGTCGGCGACGCCGCGCACGCCATTCACCCGATTGCTGGCCAGGGTCTCAACCTCGGCTTCCGCGATGCCGCGGCGCTCGCCCAGGTGCTGGTCGAAGGCGCCAGGCTCGGACTCGACCTCGGCGACCGGCAGTTGCTCGACCGTTACCAGCGCTGGCGTTCACTCGACGCGCTGTCCGTCGCTTTCGCGACCGATACGCTGACGCGGATCTTCGGCGTGCCGGGCCGCACCGCGTCGGGCATTCGCCGCTTCGGCATGGGGCTGGTCGGGCGCATCTCGCCGCTTCGCAACAAGCTGATGAGCGAAGCGCGCGGCACCAGCGGCGACCTCCCGCTGCTGCTCAGAGGCCTGCCGATCTAGACCTTACTGAAGGGTGGGTTCGACCTCGACGCCGCCGGTGATGGCGGCTCGGTGGAATTGCATCAGCTGGACCAGCAGGTCGGCGCGACCGTCGAGCGTCGCCTGTTCCAGCAGCGCCTGCTTCGCCCCCACGTCGAACGGTGCGACCTGGGCGATCGCGTTGACCAGCATCTCGTCATCGAGCCGGCTGACCGCCGCCCAATCGACGACGAGCCCCATCGCATCCCCGAGCCGCCGCGCTTCCTGCTCGACTTCCGCGCGCTGGCCGAGTGACAGCGGGTCCGGCTCATCGTCGTCGAAGGCTTCGATGTCGGCGTCGGCGCAGCGGTAAGGAGCCTCGGGTTTAGGCTCCCGCTCGATCCGGAACCGGTTGGTGCCGAGAAGGACGATGTTGAAGCGTCCGTCCTCAAGCTCCTCCATGCCGACAATCTCGCCGACGCAGCCGACGTTATAAAGCGGCGCCTTGTTGTCGTCGTCGATCCGGTGCGGCTGGATCATCGCAATGCGGCCGGCGCCATCGACGGCGTCCCGCACCATCTCCCGGTAGCGCGGCTCGAAAATGTGCAGCGGCAGCTGGGATCGAGGAAACAGGAGCGCTCCCGGTAGAGGGAACAGGGGAACGCGGATCATCCGGCTCATGTGAACAGGAGCGCGGACAAGCGGCGGCGCTGGGCGCTGGACCAGGGGTCTTCCAGACCCTGCGCTTCCAGGAGCTGAAGAAATTTCTGCCGCGCCGCGCCATCGTTCCACTCGCGGTCGCGGCGGACGATCTCGAGTAAGGCGTCGGCCGCACCGTCCCGGTCCCCCGCGCCCATTTTCGCGGAGGCGAGTTCGAACCGCGCCTCGTGGTCGTCGGGGTCCGCGGCCAGGCGAGCTTCCAGCGGTCCGGTCTCCGCCTTCGGAGCGGTTGCGACTTCCAGCGCGGCTCGGGCGCGGGCGATCTCCGGCTTCTTCGCAAGCTCGTCCGAGACGGAGTCGAGGAGCGCGCGCGCCTCGTCGGTCTGGCCGGCTGCGATCTGGGCGCGCGCAAGCCCGCCGATCACCTCCGGCTTTTCGGGCGCCATTTCGCGGATCTGCTCGAAAATGTTCACGGCGCGGGAGGCGTCGCCCTCGTCGAGCACCTGCTCGGCCATGGCGATCAGCGGCTCTATCTCCGCTTCCACCGCGGCGCCTTCGCCCTCGATGTGAAGCTGGGCGAGCAGCTGGTCGAGCACCTTCTTGATCTGACCTTCGGAGCGGTAGTTGGTAAGGTCGGCGACCGGCTGCCCGCGATAGATCGCGTATACGGTCGGGATGGACTGGATCCGGAACTGCGCCGCGAGCATCTTATCCTTGTCGACGTCGATCTTGGCGAGCCTGACGCCCTTGTCGGCATAATCGGCTGCAACCTTGTCGAGGACCGGCGAGAGCTGCTTGCACGGGCCGCACCATTCCGCCCAGAAATCGAGGATGACCAGCGAGGTCATCGACGGCTGCATCACTTCGGCCTCGAATCGCTGGATTGATTCGCGCTCGGCTTCGCTCAGGCCCAGGGTTGCCACGTCTCGCTGTTGCTCCTTGTCACTCGACGAGGGCTCATATGGTCCGCTGTGCCGGTGGTCACAAGCCGTGCGCGAGAGAGCCTTGCAGGAGCCGACATGAGCGTGCTAGGCGCGCGCCTCACCTCAGCCGCAGGGCGCCACGCGAAGCGTGCCGCCGAGCGGCTCAGCTGTCGAGCGGGCGTAGCTCAGGGGTAGAGCACAACCTTGCCAAGGTTGGGGTCGAGGGTTCGAATCCCTTCGCCCGCTCCAGCAATTCACTGAACCGAATGAACCGGATAACGAACCCCTCAGGGGGCGGGTGAGCATAGGCGTCGGCCGGTTCGCTGCACAGCAGGGGGCGAGGGCAGCGCGCCAAGCGGCTGAGCGAATGCGCACCGACGCCGCTGAGTAAATAAAAAAGGGCGCCGCGGACCAGCCGGGCGCCCTTTTCTATTCTTTAGCGGACGAGTCTTAAGCGGCCTTCGCCTCGCTGTTCGGCGCATGCTTCTCGAGCGCGCCCTTCGCCTGAGCGATGATGGCGCTGAACGCTTCCGCTTCGTGCATCGCGATGTCCGCGAGCACCTTGCGGTCGAGCGTGATGCCGGCGAGGTTCAGCGCGTGGATGAACTGACCGTAGGTCAGGCCTTCGGCGCGAACCGCGGCGTTGATGCGCTGGATCCACAAAGCGCGGAAGCTCCGCTTCTTCACCTTGCGGTCGCGATAGGCGTACTGCCCGGCCTTCTCGACGGCCTGGCGGGCGATTCGGATCGTGTTCTTGCGACGGCCGTAATAGCCCTTCGCCAGTTCCAGGATTCGCTTGTGCTTTGCGCGGGTGGTTACACCCCGTTTAACGCGTGCCATGTCTCGCTAGCTCCTTATTTCAGGCCGTAGGGGGCCCAGGCCTTCACGCGCGCCGTATCGGCGTCGGCGAGGACTTCGGTGCCGCGGTTCTGGCGGATATATTTGGCGTTGTGGCTGATCAGGCGGTGGCGCTTGCCGGCGACACCATGCTTGATCTTGCCCGTCGCCGTGAGCTTGAAGCGCTTCT is part of the Sphingomicrobium sp. genome and encodes:
- a CDS encoding DNA translocase FtsK 4TM domain-containing protein — encoded protein: MASVAARTSKRDLAPDWRDALSGAVRRFAVRSIGALLLLLSVAAAVALATHSPTDASLTTAAGGQASNWLGTGGAYFSDALLLLFGIGSALFLPVVAIAGIRMLRLQPAGRVGRGLLVAAGGAILVGTALGLTSGSAVSGLPGGWGGAFGLAAAHGVNSLIGLIPNPQIAGPTRLATLLLLAIAGLTLGYLALGLSSDERGWFGSLFKRNPREPRAAPRATQIKEDKAVSAAPPRTRPTVAVAEAAKPVLAAARPKDRKPASQPSLALGDNFQLPTLDLLSPPPKEGRQQIDRAGLERNARLLETVLEDFNVRGEIIEVRPGPVVTMYELEPASGIKASRVIALADDIARNMSALSARVATIPGRSVIGIELPNPKREMVSLSELVGSQAFEDQNMSLPLILGKNIAGDPVIADLAPMPHLLVAGTTGSGKSVGLNCMILSLLYRYGPDECKMIMIDPKMLELSIYDDIPHLLAPVVTEPGKAVRALKWAVEQMEERYRKMANLGVRALPSFNAKVREARAKGSKLKRRIQTGYDGDTGQPVYEDEEFDYEVLPQIVVVVDELADLMMTAGKEVEFLIQRLAQKARAAGIHLIMATQRPSVDVITGVIKANLPTRVSFQVTSKIDSRTILGEQGAEQLLGKGDMLYMPGGKQIIRVHGPFVSDEEVRAVAEHWRKQGTPDYVQAVTEEPEDGGYLFDGQPTGEEDAETQLYRKAIQIVAESQKASTSYLQRQLRVGYNSAARLIERMEKDGLVGQPDHVGRREVLIDTDGHPI
- a CDS encoding UbiH/UbiF/VisC/COQ6 family ubiquinone biosynthesis hydroxylase, producing the protein MDRADVIIFGGGLVGLALASALDSSGLSAIVVDPADPAPRAAASFDGRTSAVSSSSMRMLETIGVADHLQQPGCPIWRIAVADGLEPGGLHFDPDDQEPLGFMHENRSLLAALQARAEAGKNVAIFWKSRVASADRTAAGVKVVLDDGRVLQAPLLIGADGRNSATRDAGGINMARWKYNHQAIVSVLRHERPHEHVAYEIFYPTGPFALLPMNDDEAGHRSAIVWSVPQADAAGWLSLSDEDFAAEAQAAMGGFLGNVAMLAPRSSYPLGFHHAAQITAERLALVGDAAHAIHPIAGQGLNLGFRDAAALAQVLVEGARLGLDLGDRQLLDRYQRWRSLDALSVAFATDTLTRIFGVPGRTASGIRRFGMGLVGRISPLRNKLMSEARGTSGDLPLLLRGLPI
- a CDS encoding tetratricopeptide repeat protein, with the protein product MATLGLSEAERESIQRFEAEVMQPSMTSLVILDFWAEWCGPCKQLSPVLDKVAADYADKGVRLAKIDVDKDKMLAAQFRIQSIPTVYAIYRGQPVADLTNYRSEGQIKKVLDQLLAQLHIEGEGAAVEAEIEPLIAMAEQVLDEGDASRAVNIFEQIREMAPEKPEVIGGLARAQIAAGQTDEARALLDSVSDELAKKPEIARARAALEVATAPKAETGPLEARLAADPDDHEARFELASAKMGAGDRDGAADALLEIVRRDREWNDGAARQKFLQLLEAQGLEDPWSSAQRRRLSALLFT
- the rplT gene encoding 50S ribosomal protein L20, which encodes MARVKRGVTTRAKHKRILELAKGYYGRRKNTIRIARQAVEKAGQYAYRDRKVKKRSFRALWIQRINAAVRAEGLTYGQFIHALNLAGITLDRKVLADIAMHEAEAFSAIIAQAKGALEKHAPNSEAKAA
- the rpmI gene encoding 50S ribosomal protein L35 — its product is MPKLKTKSGVKKRFKLTATGKIKHGVAGKRHRLISHNAKYIRQNRGTEVLADADTARVKAWAPYGLK
- a CDS encoding LON peptidase substrate-binding domain-containing protein, which codes for MIRVPLFPLPGALLFPRSQLPLHIFEPRYREMVRDAVDGAGRIAMIQPHRIDDDNKAPLYNVGCVGEIVGMEELEDGRFNIVLLGTNRFRIEREPKPEAPYRCADADIEAFDDDEPDPLSLGQRAEVEQEARRLGDAMGLVVDWAAVSRLDDEMLVNAIAQVAPFDVGAKQALLEQATLDGRADLLVQLMQFHRAAITGGVEVEPTLQ